From the genome of Synchiropus splendidus isolate RoL2022-P1 chromosome 17, RoL_Sspl_1.0, whole genome shotgun sequence, one region includes:
- the LOC128748528 gene encoding protein sprouty homolog 3: MDPAHSFRVELDSLDLSQGQVLSLDQIRAIRANNDYVERPVALEPATQSGVFYAHEDRFPQGVYSHYPQASFHSALPRSQSQQQHDHLPHVRRSSTISSSISRTSATSDQRLLAGLTPSHSGLASVVRSQPKGELKPSLSKGLVEEEAELGLHLFICERCGRCKCQECCTPRRLPTCWACGERCLCSAETVVEYCTCLCCVKALFYHCSCQEDEDNCADRPCSCGSSHAFARWGSMSLLALCLPCLWCYPPARLCLAMYQCAHDRATRPGCRCSNTNTVCRKISASNPNAGHSAIHSKSVEKSL, translated from the coding sequence ATGGACCCTGCTCATTCCTTCAGGGTGGAGCTCGATAGCCTGGACCTCTCTCAGGGCCAAGTGCTGTCACTAGACCAAATACGTGCCATCAGAGCCAACAATGACTACGTCGAAAGGCCTGTGGCTCTGGAACCTGCAACCCAGTCAGGAGTATTTTACGCCCACGAAGACCGGTTTCCGCAAGGAGTATATTCCCACTACCCCCAAGCTTCCTTCCACTCCGCCCTGCCTCGCAGCCaaagtcagcagcagcatgatCACCTGCCCCACGTGAGGCGTTCCAGTACCATAAGCTCATCTATCTCTCGGACAAGTGCCACCTCAGACCAGAGGCTCCTCGCCGGCTTGACTCCGTCTCACTCCGGCCTGGCTTCAGTGGTCCGCTCGCAACCAAAAGGGGAGCTGAAGCCGTCTTTGAGTAAAGGTCTGGTGGAGGAAGAGGCGGAGCTGGgcctccatctcttcatctgCGAGCGGTGTGGTCGCTGCAAGTGCCAAGAGTGCTGCACCCCTCGCCGCCTTCCGACCTGCTGGGCCTGCGGGGAGCGCTGCCTGTGCTCAGCTGAGACTGTTGTGGAGTATTGCACCTGCTTGTGCTGCGTGAAAGCCCTCTTCTACCACTGTTCCTGCCAGGAAGACGAGGACAACTGTGCTGACCGGCCTTGCTCTTGTGGCTCGTCCCATGCTTTTGCTCGCTGGGGGAGCATGAGTCTGCTGGCGCTCTGCTTGCCCTGCCTCTGGTGCTACCCCCCTGCCAGGCTGTGCCTTGCCATGTACCAGTGTGCCCACGACCGAGCTACACGTCCAGGCTGCAGGTGCAGCAACACTAACACTGTCTGCCGCAAGATCTCTGCCTCCAACCCAAACGCTGGCCACTCCGCCATCCACAGCAAATCTGTGGAGAAGTCTCTATGA
- the pof1b gene encoding protein POF1B, with product MSVQTSRKTTTTSYRTVNVASPEPPVATTSRTVISSGQVSPLPYAVNGSYETVRYLVPMQQPVQQQSYVLMQQPMMQQMVSPVYLQTMPHLSVSSHESDMMYQQRSASVSGMSSVFSQSSSPIKSPEPSVEDEVEEEEEEEEESVEVEETEIVNIVQQKPPPAIGKISRTEVRTELRDIPQPAKMDTRYFGELLADVYRKNCDIHSCISENVSKIQGNKRLDTKDYKVERDEVESLIPKGATELTKQQIRYLLQTRLTADKSMRLLLSTFSSLREELLHMSEDLRRLESEKESLERDLSFKADQARQYDSLLEAVRENNRQLQLSLKETTSAQRTLESQLMSSRSDDSSREFRLKELEGRIRTLEKENEMLRQKNAGQASSSALHIKTEELSRQYQDQLSAMRQEKDQEIQRLRSQITKITTEIHTDKSSSSSSEKSLQLKISELLAMLDQRQSTITRQEEEIRRLMSERNSSSSSSNQSVTKTVITKRYRNQYPILGLLSDDYQTASPVSEARTITIESSGGSIRKV from the exons ATGTCCGTCCAGACGAGCAGGAAAACTACGACGACCAGCTACCGGACCGTGAACGTCGCTTCACCGGAGCCGCCGGTCGCCACCACCAGTCGGACTGTGATCTCCAGCGGTCAGGTTTCTCCACTGCCCTACGCGGTGAACGGTTCCTATGAGACGGTTCGGTACCTGGTTCCGATGCAGCAGCCCGTGCAGCAGCAGTCGTACGTGTTGATGCAGCAGCCGATGATGCAGCAGATGGTGTCGCCAGTTTACCTGCAGACGATGCCGCACCTGAGCGTCAGCAGCCACGAATCCGACATGATGTACCAGCAGCGGAGCGCC AGCGTCAGCGGGATGTCGTCAGTGTTCAGCCAGTCGTCCAGTCCCATCAAGAGCCCGGAGCCCAGCGTGGAG gatgaggtggaggaagaggaggaggaagaggaggaatcgGTGGAGGTGGAAGAGACGGAGATAGTCAACATCGTCCAGCAGAAGCCGCCGCCGGCCATCGGGAAGATCTCCAGGACGGAGGTGAGGACGGAGCTGCGCGACATTCCGCAGCCCGCCAAGATGGACACGCGCTACTTCGGCGAGCTGCTGGCCGACGTCTACAGGAAGAACTGCGACATCCACTCGTGCATCTCGGAGAACGTGTCCAAGATCCAGGGAAA CAAACGTCTGGATACAAAAGACTACAAG GTGGAGAGGGACGAGGTGGAGTCTCTGATCCCCaaaggagccactgaactcacCAAGCAACAGATCCgctacctgctgcag acccGCCTGACTGCAGACAAGAGCATGCGCCTGCTGCTCTCCACCTTCAGCAGCCTGAGAGAGGAGCTGCTGCACATGTCCGAGGACCTGCGG cgcCTGGAGAGTGAGAAGGAGTCTCTGGAGCGGGATCTGAGTTTCAAAGCGGACCAGGCGCGGCAGTACGACAGTCTGCTGGAGGCCGTCAGAGAGAACAACCGACAGCTGCAG CTCTCCCTGAAGGAGACCACGTCGGCGCAGAGGACTCTGGAGAGTCAGCTGATGAGCAGCCGCAGCGACGACTCCAGCCGCGAGTTCCGCCTCAAGGAGCTGGAGGGACGAATCCGAACTCTGGAGAAGGAGAACGAGATGCTGCGGCAGAAG AACGCGGGTCAGGCCAGCAGCTCCGCTCTGCACATCAAGACGGAGGAGCTGTCGCGTCAGTACCAGGACCAGCTGAGCGCCATGAGACAGGAGAAGGACCAGGAGATCCAGAGGCTGCGG TCTCAGATCACCAAGATCACGACTGAAATCCACACCGACAAGtcctcgtcctcatcctcaGAGAAGAGTCTGCAGCTGAAGATCTCCGAGCTTTTGGCCATGCTGGACCAGCGGCAGAGCACCATCACCCGGCAGGAGGAG GAGATCCGGAGGCTGATGTCGGagaggaacagcagcagcagcagcagcaaccagAGCGTCACCAAGACCGTCATCACCAAGAG GTACAGGAACCAGTACCCCATCCTGGGCCTGCTGAGCGACGACTACCAGACCGCATCGCCCGTCAGTGAAGCCAGGACCATCACCATCGAGAGCAGCGGAGGGAGCATCAGGAAG GTCTGA
- the kiaa1191 gene encoding putative monooxygenase p33MONOX isoform X3, with translation MSGPGDLPAIEGPGIGGMKLPIGMTRRALSYDDNLEAPMSTPPHNFSITTLWRHPVVPDRKFSQLTEEDESGGVSQPSVLSTTPCRSPGIVKAKASSVIMNSLITKQTHDSMYKFEQKAGLTDTSYTPHKGLRAEETRHLHRVPESLQKMQIQSMESREERQHSSAQSTPSSTPHASPKLQRSWFSSTSSDFSLSSSNSSMDMGGEAGGGAVERWSVFGPRPVVHKSTSDLGSDPGSEAGFALQAYRSAQKPTPMEVMKSQGTRLADGVSPEKANPPKMEIPAVEGRRPGARPHKLKHRDMNILTPSGF, from the exons ATGTCGGGACCAGGTGACTTACCAG CCATTGAAGGTCCTGGAATTGGCGGGATGAAGCTTCCCATCGGGATGACCCGCCGGGCTCTCAGCTATGACGACAATCTGGAGGCTCCCATGTCCACCCCCCCTCACAACTTCAGCATCACCACCTTGTGGCGCCACCCGGTGGTGCCAGACAGGAAGTTCTCACAGCTGACTGAG GAGGACGAAAGTGGTGGAGTGAGTCAGCCGTCTGTGCTGAGCACCACCCCCTGCAGGTCACCAGGCATTGTGAAAGCCAAGGCCTCGTCCGTCATCATGAACTCCCTCATCACCA AACAGACTCATGACAGCATGTACAAGTTTGAGCAGAAGGCCGGACTGACTGACACCAGCTACACACCCCACAAAGGTCTCAGAGCGGAGGAGACTCGCCACCTCCACCGTGTGCCTGAGTCCCTTCAG AAGATGCAGATCCAGAGCATGGAGTCCAGGGAGGAACGTCAACATTCGTCCGCCCAGTCGACGCCCTCCAGCACTCCGCACGCCTCCCCCAAACTGCAGCGCAG CTGGTTCAGCAGCACCAGCTCAGACTTCAGCCtcagctcctccaacagcagcatGGACATGGGAGGGGAAGCCGGGGGTGGAGCTGTGGAGCGCTGGAGTGTCTTCGGGCCGCGCCCAGTCGTCCACAAGTCCACCTCTGACCTCGGGTCTGACCCCGGAAGTGAAG CAGGCTTCGCCCTGCAGGCGTACCGCAGCGCCCAGAAGCCGACACCCATGGAGGTGATGAAGTCGCAGGGCACCCGGCTGGCCGACGGCGTGTCTCCTGAGAAGGCCAATCCGCCCAAGATGGAGATCCCCGCCGTGGAGGGCCGGAGGCCGGGGGCCCGGCCTCACAAGCTCAAGCACCGAGACATGAACATCCTCACGCCCTCGGGCTTCTAG
- the kiaa1191 gene encoding putative monooxygenase p33MONOX isoform X1: MSGPGDLPAIEGPGIGGMKLPIGMTRRALSYDDNLEAPMSTPPHNFSITTLWRHPVVPDRKFSQLTEEDESGGVSQPSVLSTTPCRSPGIVKAKASSVIMNSLITKQTHDSMYKFEQKAGLTDTSYTPHKGLRAEETRHLHRVPESLQKMQIQSMESREERQHSSAQSTPSSTPHASPKLQRRSWFSSTSSDFSLSSSNSSMDMGGEAGGGAVERWSVFGPRPVVHKSTSDLGSDPGSEAGFALQAYRSAQKPTPMEVMKSQGTRLADGVSPEKANPPKMEIPAVEGRRPGARPHKLKHRDMNILTPSGF, encoded by the exons ATGTCGGGACCAGGTGACTTACCAG CCATTGAAGGTCCTGGAATTGGCGGGATGAAGCTTCCCATCGGGATGACCCGCCGGGCTCTCAGCTATGACGACAATCTGGAGGCTCCCATGTCCACCCCCCCTCACAACTTCAGCATCACCACCTTGTGGCGCCACCCGGTGGTGCCAGACAGGAAGTTCTCACAGCTGACTGAG GAGGACGAAAGTGGTGGAGTGAGTCAGCCGTCTGTGCTGAGCACCACCCCCTGCAGGTCACCAGGCATTGTGAAAGCCAAGGCCTCGTCCGTCATCATGAACTCCCTCATCACCA AACAGACTCATGACAGCATGTACAAGTTTGAGCAGAAGGCCGGACTGACTGACACCAGCTACACACCCCACAAAGGTCTCAGAGCGGAGGAGACTCGCCACCTCCACCGTGTGCCTGAGTCCCTTCAG AAGATGCAGATCCAGAGCATGGAGTCCAGGGAGGAACGTCAACATTCGTCCGCCCAGTCGACGCCCTCCAGCACTCCGCACGCCTCCCCCAAACTGCAGCGCAG aagCTGGTTCAGCAGCACCAGCTCAGACTTCAGCCtcagctcctccaacagcagcatGGACATGGGAGGGGAAGCCGGGGGTGGAGCTGTGGAGCGCTGGAGTGTCTTCGGGCCGCGCCCAGTCGTCCACAAGTCCACCTCTGACCTCGGGTCTGACCCCGGAAGTGAAG CAGGCTTCGCCCTGCAGGCGTACCGCAGCGCCCAGAAGCCGACACCCATGGAGGTGATGAAGTCGCAGGGCACCCGGCTGGCCGACGGCGTGTCTCCTGAGAAGGCCAATCCGCCCAAGATGGAGATCCCCGCCGTGGAGGGCCGGAGGCCGGGGGCCCGGCCTCACAAGCTCAAGCACCGAGACATGAACATCCTCACGCCCTCGGGCTTCTAG
- the kiaa1191 gene encoding putative monooxygenase p33MONOX isoform X2: MSGPGDLPAIEGPGIGGMKLPIGMTRRALSYDDNLEAPMSTPPHNFSITTLWRHPVVPDRKFSQLTEEDESGGVSQPSVLSTTPCRSPGIVKAKASSVIMNSLITKQTHDSMYKFEQKAGLTDTSYTPHKGLRAEETRHLHRVPESLQKMQIQSMESREERQHSSAQSTPSSTPHASPKLQRRSWFSSTSSDFSLSSSNSSMDMGGEAGGGAVERWSVFGPRPVVHKSTSDLGSDPGSEGFALQAYRSAQKPTPMEVMKSQGTRLADGVSPEKANPPKMEIPAVEGRRPGARPHKLKHRDMNILTPSGF, from the exons ATGTCGGGACCAGGTGACTTACCAG CCATTGAAGGTCCTGGAATTGGCGGGATGAAGCTTCCCATCGGGATGACCCGCCGGGCTCTCAGCTATGACGACAATCTGGAGGCTCCCATGTCCACCCCCCCTCACAACTTCAGCATCACCACCTTGTGGCGCCACCCGGTGGTGCCAGACAGGAAGTTCTCACAGCTGACTGAG GAGGACGAAAGTGGTGGAGTGAGTCAGCCGTCTGTGCTGAGCACCACCCCCTGCAGGTCACCAGGCATTGTGAAAGCCAAGGCCTCGTCCGTCATCATGAACTCCCTCATCACCA AACAGACTCATGACAGCATGTACAAGTTTGAGCAGAAGGCCGGACTGACTGACACCAGCTACACACCCCACAAAGGTCTCAGAGCGGAGGAGACTCGCCACCTCCACCGTGTGCCTGAGTCCCTTCAG AAGATGCAGATCCAGAGCATGGAGTCCAGGGAGGAACGTCAACATTCGTCCGCCCAGTCGACGCCCTCCAGCACTCCGCACGCCTCCCCCAAACTGCAGCGCAG aagCTGGTTCAGCAGCACCAGCTCAGACTTCAGCCtcagctcctccaacagcagcatGGACATGGGAGGGGAAGCCGGGGGTGGAGCTGTGGAGCGCTGGAGTGTCTTCGGGCCGCGCCCAGTCGTCCACAAGTCCACCTCTGACCTCGGGTCTGACCCCGGAAGTGAAG GCTTCGCCCTGCAGGCGTACCGCAGCGCCCAGAAGCCGACACCCATGGAGGTGATGAAGTCGCAGGGCACCCGGCTGGCCGACGGCGTGTCTCCTGAGAAGGCCAATCCGCCCAAGATGGAGATCCCCGCCGTGGAGGGCCGGAGGCCGGGGGCCCGGCCTCACAAGCTCAAGCACCGAGACATGAACATCCTCACGCCCTCGGGCTTCTAG